From Pseudomonadota bacterium, a single genomic window includes:
- a CDS encoding P-loop NTPase, which yields MIDPRLHVISKRLEKIKKIIAVSGGKGGIGKSTVASVLALCMTKNGYKTGLLDLDLSGPSTHIILGIKGAYPEEDKGLIPPEIHGIKYMSIIYFAGNNPSPLRGSDISNIIIELLTITIWDQLDVLILDMPPGISDSILDVIRLIKKMNFLVVTIPSKVAIGVMKKEMKILMELNIPVMGVLENMRIKESPLLSDMMSDLNIPVLGTINFDQTIEDATGNMDKLIETDFYKQLDRIFNTRIKDKL from the coding sequence ATGATAGATCCGCGTTTGCATGTTATCAGTAAAAGACTGGAAAAAATAAAAAAGATAATAGCTGTTTCAGGCGGAAAGGGTGGAATAGGCAAGAGTACGGTTGCCTCAGTTCTGGCATTGTGTATGACAAAAAACGGCTATAAAACAGGTCTTCTGGATCTTGATCTGAGTGGTCCTTCTACACATATTATACTTGGAATAAAAGGCGCATATCCGGAAGAAGACAAAGGGCTGATCCCACCGGAAATACATGGGATTAAATATATGTCCATTATATATTTTGCAGGCAATAACCCTTCTCCGTTGAGAGGTAGCGATATATCTAATATCATTATAGAATTACTTACAATTACAATATGGGATCAACTGGATGTGCTGATTCTTGATATGCCCCCTGGAATCAGCGATTCTATACTCGATGTCATAAGATTAATTAAAAAAATGAACTTTCTTGTTGTTACCATACCCTCAAAGGTTGCAATCGGGGTTATGAAAAAAGAAATGAAAATACTTATGGAGCTTAATATACCTGTCATGGGTGTTCTTGAAAATATGAGGATAAAGGAGTCTCCTTTGCTTTCAGATATGATGAGCGATCTAAATATTCCTGTATTAGGCACAATAAACTTTGATCAGACAATTGAAGATGCAACCGGCAATATGGATAAATTGATTGAAACCGATTTTTACAAGCAACTTGATAGAATATTTAATACAAGAATTAAAGATAAATTGTAG
- the hypA gene encoding hydrogenase nickel incorporation protein HypA, whose product MHEWALAESVICSISDEIKKNKLSRISRVTVKIGELQQIDIEIFRFALENVLATYETTVDQECIILEKELSTLKCNVCENEWSFGENIKKMQADEAEAIHFIPEIAHTYMRCPVCGSPDFNIKKGRGVWIESIEGET is encoded by the coding sequence ATGCATGAATGGGCACTGGCAGAATCAGTTATCTGTTCTATTTCAGATGAAATAAAAAAAAATAAACTCAGCCGAATATCGCGCGTTACGGTAAAAATTGGCGAGTTACAGCAGATCGATATTGAAATATTCAGGTTTGCTCTTGAAAATGTCCTTGCAACATACGAAACAACTGTAGATCAAGAATGCATTATACTTGAAAAAGAGCTAAGCACTTTGAAATGCAATGTCTGCGAAAATGAATGGAGTTTCGGAGAAAACATCAAAAAGATGCAGGCGGATGAAGCAGAGGCTATTCACTTTATCCCGGAGATTGCTCACACTTACATGAGATGTCCTGTCTGCGGAAGTCCTGACTTCAACATCAAAAAAGGGCGTGGTGTATGGATAGAGAGTATTGAAGGAGAGACATGA
- a CDS encoding FecR family protein, translated as MKRYKMAVRFFVFLLVLQMLLPFPVFADTIGKFNEIKGDVSLNRAKARLKPDVGDNIQTKDIIYTGDQSRARLLLADDSILRMGPKSHLEITEFLLEKNKRKSVVSLKAGNLYTKVEKFLDSNSNFEVRTPTAVAGARGTAWLTVVEVVNNIAQSSIYALEQTVAVMNPLISSQVVAVTAGNFTTVVAGMAPTIPAAFTPAVIQGVMGQIGASMPAGTGTAGATGTGAAGAGAAGAGAGAGVGAGIGAGTVAAGIAGAAAVAAGVAAITSGSSSTETHTTTSNH; from the coding sequence ATGAAAAGGTATAAAATGGCAGTCCGTTTCTTTGTCTTTCTTTTAGTTCTACAGATGTTGCTGCCATTTCCTGTTTTTGCCGATACAATCGGAAAATTTAATGAAATTAAAGGTGATGTATCACTCAACAGGGCAAAGGCACGTTTGAAACCTGATGTTGGAGACAATATTCAGACTAAGGATATCATATATACGGGCGATCAATCGAGGGCAAGATTACTTCTTGCCGATGACAGTATACTTAGAATGGGTCCGAAATCACATCTTGAAATTACCGAATTTCTTCTTGAAAAGAATAAAAGAAAAAGCGTTGTTTCTTTAAAAGCAGGTAATCTATATACTAAAGTGGAAAAATTCCTTGACTCGAATTCAAATTTTGAAGTTCGTACCCCTACGGCAGTTGCAGGAGCAAGAGGAACAGCATGGCTGACAGTAGTAGAAGTTGTTAATAATATTGCACAGAGTTCAATTTATGCATTGGAACAGACAGTGGCAGTTATGAACCCCTTAATTTCATCACAAGTTGTTGCTGTGACGGCAGGTAATTTCACAACTGTTGTTGCCGGTATGGCACCGACTATTCCTGCGGCTTTTACACCGGCTGTAATTCAGGGGGTTATGGGTCAGATAGGTGCTTCAATGCCTGCAGGTACAGGTACGGCAGGTGCAACAGGCACGGGTGCAGCAGGGGCAGGAGCAGCAGGCGCAGGAGCAGGAGCAGGTGTAGGGGCAGGTATTGGAGCAGGCACAGTAGCGGCTGGAATAGCCGGAGCAGCTGCCGTAGCAGCAGGTGTTGCGGCGATAACAAGCGGCAGCAGTTCAACAGAAACACATACAACCACATCTAACCATTAA
- a CDS encoding putative quinol monooxygenase, whose protein sequence is MIHVIASVRVKTGRVNEYLEIFKSNMPKVREEKGCVQYIPTMDIDSGLPPQVLEDNLITIIEKWENMDALHDHLASPHMMAYMEKVEGMVQNVSLKVLKEA, encoded by the coding sequence ATGATTCATGTAATTGCCTCAGTACGTGTGAAGACAGGCAGGGTTAACGAGTATCTTGAAATATTTAAATCCAATATGCCAAAGGTCAGAGAAGAGAAGGGGTGTGTTCAGTATATCCCAACAATGGATATTGACTCCGGTTTGCCCCCGCAGGTATTGGAAGACAATCTAATCACTATTATCGAGAAGTGGGAGAATATGGATGCACTCCATGATCATCTTGCCAGCCCTCACATGATGGCATACATGGAAAAGGTAGAAGGTATGGTTCAAAATGTGTCCCTTAAGGTGCTTAAGGAAGCATAA
- a CDS encoding ARMT1-like domain-containing protein, translated as MFIWPDCIPCILKMSLGAGRLAIKEEDLMKDFMSEVLKLRPFCGENWHVLAGEVIRDIWYILEKITGEADPMKEIKINQNNMALDIYSAAKELVLKNHDPFIKALKLSIAGNDLYDLVSVHDKAMERLVPELEKYVINIKNVEVFKDRLSKAKRLVYFSDNCGEIVFDRLLLEVICHDMHDLETTFVTRTLPVLNDATLNDARSVGIEEVAEVIENGTQEPIAGTILAKVSPRVRLLVERADLLISKGGANYDCLTEEPAIKGKITYLLHGKCYPYCTDNNVPVGSLIVRNG; from the coding sequence ATGTTTATCTGGCCCGACTGTATTCCTTGTATATTGAAGATGTCACTGGGAGCAGGCCGTCTTGCGATCAAAGAAGAGGATCTTATGAAAGATTTCATGAGTGAAGTGCTGAAGTTAAGGCCTTTTTGTGGAGAAAATTGGCATGTACTTGCAGGCGAAGTAATAAGGGATATCTGGTACATACTGGAGAAAATTACAGGCGAAGCGGATCCCATGAAGGAAATAAAGATAAATCAAAATAACATGGCTCTGGATATATATTCTGCTGCGAAAGAATTGGTCTTAAAAAACCATGACCCTTTTATTAAAGCTTTAAAGTTATCTATTGCCGGTAACGATCTGTACGACTTGGTAAGTGTCCATGATAAGGCAATGGAAAGACTGGTCCCCGAACTGGAAAAATATGTAATAAATATAAAAAATGTTGAAGTATTCAAGGATCGTTTGAGTAAAGCCAAACGGCTTGTGTACTTTAGTGATAATTGCGGAGAGATCGTTTTCGACAGACTTCTGCTTGAGGTCATCTGCCATGATATGCATGATCTTGAAACAACGTTTGTAACAAGAACGCTTCCTGTTCTTAATGATGCCACGTTAAATGATGCCCGGTCAGTAGGTATTGAAGAAGTTGCAGAAGTCATAGAAAACGGTACTCAGGAACCAATAGCAGGCACCATACTTGCAAAAGTCTCTCCCCGTGTGAGATTGCTTGTTGAGAGGGCAGACCTTTTGATTTCTAAAGGAGGGGCGAATTATGACTGTCTCACCGAAGAACCGGCAATAAAAGGGAAAATTACATATCTCCTTCATGGTAAATGTTATCCCTATTGTACCGACAACAACGTTCCCGTGGGTTCACTTATTGTTCGGAACGGCTAA
- a CDS encoding MFS transporter produces MPSKRILFFFIAWIGGLLYFAQRWIFGPLIPSLMQEFHTDRTGLGIIGAASLWGYMFTPIIAGLISDRFGRKYTILFGIFGFSALTVICGLVSSIGHLFIGRLLTGMIEPFYFVILLAFTLELFPERPGFFLTAISSGSSLGWFVGPASAGWLLDFTGSWRAPFILTGLAGIVVAVLLILVWPQEGNKTRAGAFFDKSIIKPANLIMLFLLSLTAMFQISAEFGFTMWYPVFLKTEIGTSATIAGLIAGLYGVGQFIGRPFLGWVSDKLGYRRVGISGGILMGTSLVLLLWVSSPFLRAIFTFQMGFIGGAVMGALWTFTGLVFPSFKGLALGVISTFAYAMASAAPISIGYIGDHYSVLAGLLSIPLPCAFLAALAFLATYLLIPQMKR; encoded by the coding sequence ATGCCATCAAAGAGGATTCTTTTCTTTTTTATTGCCTGGATCGGAGGGCTCCTTTACTTTGCTCAGCGTTGGATATTTGGTCCTCTTATCCCCTCTCTTATGCAAGAATTTCATACTGACAGGACCGGCCTTGGCATTATCGGTGCTGCTTCTCTCTGGGGTTACATGTTTACCCCTATTATCGCCGGTTTAATATCGGATCGTTTTGGAAGAAAATATACCATCCTTTTTGGCATTTTCGGTTTCTCTGCCCTCACAGTAATCTGCGGATTAGTATCCAGCATAGGACATCTCTTTATTGGACGGCTTCTTACAGGCATGATAGAGCCCTTTTATTTCGTTATCCTTCTCGCTTTTACACTTGAACTTTTCCCGGAACGACCGGGATTCTTTTTAACCGCCATATCCTCCGGCTCTTCTTTAGGCTGGTTTGTAGGTCCTGCATCGGCAGGCTGGTTGCTGGATTTCACCGGAAGTTGGAGGGCGCCATTTATATTGACCGGGCTTGCAGGTATCGTTGTTGCGGTTCTCCTGATCCTTGTCTGGCCCCAGGAAGGAAATAAGACCCGGGCTGGTGCTTTTTTCGACAAAAGCATCATCAAACCCGCCAACCTGATTATGCTTTTTCTCCTGAGCCTGACTGCAATGTTCCAGATATCTGCCGAGTTTGGTTTTACCATGTGGTATCCTGTCTTTCTTAAAACAGAAATAGGGACAAGTGCAACGATTGCCGGTCTTATTGCCGGTCTGTATGGGGTAGGACAGTTCATTGGCCGGCCATTTCTGGGATGGGTATCCGATAAACTCGGCTATCGGCGGGTTGGCATAAGCGGCGGAATTCTTATGGGAACATCTCTCGTACTTTTACTTTGGGTAAGCAGCCCTTTCCTTAGGGCTATCTTCACCTTTCAGATGGGTTTTATCGGCGGTGCTGTAATGGGTGCGCTCTGGACGTTCACCGGTCTTGTTTTTCCATCCTTTAAGGGTCTGGCTCTTGGAGTGATCTCCACTTTTGCCTATGCAATGGCATCTGCCGCCCCTATATCAATAGGATACATAGGAGATCATTATTCAGTATTGGCAGGACTTTTATCAATACCCCTACCTTGCGCCTTTCTTGCAGCATTAGCTTTTCTGGCTACATATCTTCTTATACCACAAATGAAACGATGA
- a CDS encoding phosphoenolpyruvate carboxykinase (GTP) translates to MRKLVEQWVEEQAVLTKPDKIYWVQGNEQEIRDLIKIGIEKEKTYIHNTFRELNHNFFPNSYHHMSHPNDVARTEQLTFVCTPKKEDAGPNNNWMEPADAKKKVSAIFDGCMKGRTLYVIPYMMGHPDSPYAKPCIQITDSIYVVVSMYIMTRVGQGIIDKIGSTGKFVKGLHSIADLNPERRYVMHFPQEDLVMSIGSGYGGNALLGKKCFSLRIASYQGHQEGWLAEHMIIMGVEDKKTGETMYVLGSFPSACGKTNLAMIQPTLEGYNVTTLGDDIAWINVGADGRLYAINPEAGFFGVAPGTSDKTNPQMMNTLRADKFYPTLFTNTGIDIDTNSPWWEGLTDIAPANIMDWQGNPWDKTSGKVVAHPNSRFTVAAYNCPTLSPEFDNPKGVPISVILFGGRRSDTVPLVCESFNWNHGVFKASSLGSETTTAAAGQIGVVRRDPMAMLPFCGYNMADYFQHWMNIGAKLTNPPKIFFVNWFKKNDQGKFIWPGFGENFRIIKWMLDRAKGRIQATETPIGFIPEKKDIDLTGLDISKETLKKLFEINKDEWQKEIEGIEAFYGQFGEKLPKELTGQLAQLKKHFA, encoded by the coding sequence ATGAGAAAGTTAGTGGAACAATGGGTTGAAGAACAGGCTGTACTTACCAAACCGGATAAAATTTACTGGGTTCAGGGCAATGAACAGGAAATACGTGACCTTATTAAAATAGGCATAGAGAAGGAGAAAACATATATTCATAATACATTCCGGGAACTTAACCATAATTTCTTTCCAAATTCCTATCATCACATGAGTCACCCTAATGATGTGGCCAGAACAGAACAACTTACATTTGTATGCACACCGAAAAAAGAAGATGCAGGTCCTAACAACAACTGGATGGAGCCTGCCGATGCCAAGAAGAAAGTTTCTGCAATCTTTGACGGATGCATGAAGGGCAGGACACTCTATGTTATCCCTTACATGATGGGTCATCCTGATTCTCCTTATGCGAAGCCATGTATACAAATCACCGATTCTATTTATGTTGTTGTCAGCATGTATATCATGACAAGGGTAGGGCAGGGAATAATCGACAAAATCGGCTCCACGGGTAAGTTTGTAAAGGGCCTTCACTCAATAGCCGACCTTAACCCTGAAAGACGGTATGTCATGCACTTCCCCCAGGAAGACCTTGTTATGAGTATTGGCTCCGGTTATGGTGGGAATGCACTTCTCGGCAAGAAATGCTTCTCTTTGAGAATTGCTTCTTATCAGGGTCATCAGGAAGGCTGGCTTGCAGAACACATGATTATAATGGGTGTAGAGGACAAAAAAACCGGGGAGACCATGTATGTTCTCGGTTCTTTTCCTTCTGCTTGCGGGAAAACAAACCTTGCCATGATTCAGCCTACCCTGGAAGGGTACAATGTAACTACATTAGGCGACGATATTGCCTGGATCAATGTAGGAGCCGACGGCAGACTCTATGCGATCAATCCCGAAGCAGGTTTTTTTGGCGTTGCTCCAGGTACTTCTGATAAGACAAATCCTCAAATGATGAATACCCTCAGGGCGGATAAGTTCTATCCCACTCTTTTTACCAATACCGGTATCGATATTGATACCAATTCACCGTGGTGGGAAGGGCTTACGGATATTGCACCTGCAAATATTATGGATTGGCAGGGTAATCCCTGGGACAAAACCTCAGGTAAGGTTGTTGCACACCCCAATTCCCGTTTTACCGTGGCGGCATACAACTGTCCTACTCTGTCCCCTGAATTTGACAATCCGAAAGGCGTGCCCATCTCTGTAATACTTTTCGGAGGACGACGCTCAGACACCGTACCCCTTGTATGTGAGAGCTTCAACTGGAACCATGGTGTTTTTAAAGCTTCTTCGCTCGGTTCGGAAACCACAACGGCGGCAGCAGGCCAGATAGGCGTGGTAAGGCGCGATCCTATGGCAATGCTTCCGTTCTGCGGGTATAATATGGCCGACTATTTCCAACACTGGATGAATATAGGAGCCAAACTTACCAATCCACCGAAGATATTTTTTGTTAACTGGTTTAAGAAGAACGATCAAGGCAAATTTATATGGCCTGGATTCGGAGAAAATTTCCGTATAATTAAATGGATGCTCGACAGGGCCAAAGGTAGAATTCAGGCAACGGAAACGCCTATTGGTTTTATACCGGAGAAAAAAGACATAGACCTCACCGGTCTTGACATATCCAAAGAAACTCTTAAGAAGCTTTTTGAAATTAATAAGGATGAATGGCAGAAAGAGATTGAAGGTATTGAAGCATTTTACGGACAGTTTGGCGAAAAACTTCCTAAGGAACTTACAGGACAATTAGCCCAACTGAAAAAGCATTTCGCATAA
- a CDS encoding 3-oxoacyl-ACP synthase III family protein, whose protein sequence is MYINAAYHYLPDKIIPNSYYTTLIDLSDEWIYKRSGIRTRTKAGIDENTNTMSIDAVKSGLHRLPYDLKEVDLIVGATYTPYDTVATNAHAVQSHFAISRAKALSISSACSSFINAVEIVEGYFAINKSRRALVVASEHNTAYSDDNDKQSGYLWGDGAGVVLISKEKISEEDIEILDLNTTGLADVGKGLDGVYLRPNDGGLQMPYGKDIFVHACKHMVSEVENIVKKNGFKLEDIKHCIPHQANARIINNVAETLGLKNGQLIMNIEGTGNTGSASTIIALSQNWQRFKKGELIVITVFGGGYSSGAILLRR, encoded by the coding sequence ATGTATATTAATGCGGCCTACCATTATTTACCTGATAAGATCATTCCTAACTCATACTATACAACTCTGATTGACTTATCGGACGAGTGGATTTATAAAAGATCGGGTATCCGGACAAGAACAAAAGCAGGCATTGACGAGAATACAAACACAATGTCCATAGATGCTGTAAAATCAGGACTCCATAGACTCCCGTATGATCTGAAAGAAGTAGACCTTATTGTCGGCGCCACATATACACCTTACGATACCGTTGCAACTAATGCTCACGCTGTTCAAAGTCATTTCGCTATTTCCCGTGCCAAGGCTCTCTCCATTTCTTCAGCATGCTCATCCTTTATTAATGCTGTAGAGATAGTAGAAGGTTATTTTGCTATCAACAAATCACGGAGAGCCCTTGTCGTTGCTTCGGAACATAATACCGCTTACAGCGACGACAATGACAAGCAATCCGGTTATTTATGGGGAGACGGCGCCGGGGTCGTACTTATTTCGAAAGAAAAAATTTCTGAAGAAGATATTGAGATACTTGACCTGAACACAACGGGGCTTGCAGATGTTGGAAAAGGTCTCGATGGTGTATATTTAAGGCCAAATGACGGAGGACTACAAATGCCTTACGGCAAGGATATCTTTGTCCATGCATGTAAACACATGGTCTCTGAAGTCGAAAACATAGTAAAAAAGAATGGTTTTAAATTGGAAGACATAAAACATTGTATTCCACACCAAGCCAATGCACGAATAATCAATAATGTAGCAGAAACTCTTGGTTTGAAAAACGGGCAGTTGATTATGAATATCGAAGGTACCGGTAATACCGGTAGTGCAAGTACGATTATTGCCCTGTCACAAAACTGGCAGAGATTTAAGAAAGGCGAACTGATTGTCATCACAGTGTTCGGCGGCGGATACTCAAGCGGCGCAATACTTTTAAGAAGGTAA